A single Triticum dicoccoides isolate Atlit2015 ecotype Zavitan chromosome 2A, WEW_v2.0, whole genome shotgun sequence DNA region contains:
- the LOC119358852 gene encoding uncharacterized protein LOC119358852, translated as MDLFHDGHHVRLRNLVQRTYLHAADDGVGVTLRETRASMNAAWAVHIYHGDEGPYLLLHSAAYGRYLAAAAKPARLGHIGLRAELSDYDLPEVEAIMWRAVGSGFEDDVVLLRHVGGRYLRANGKYLSWNSSGVSVDDDASPMMYWVVEPIPFREAGMPAIPGPLPTRPRCLSAIFGSPRRHILFVRALEEVDGWRLFLFKGRSVFRLRDDLAFRVAAGVDDPNIAMCVRAGRYGRLTPLVVPHGGYGDGEILEIVVFLAGTPGYDALRYPDVDA; from the exons ATGGACCTGTTCCACGACGGGCACCACGTGCGGCTGCGGAACCTCGTGCAGCGCACCTACCTCCACGCCGCCGACGACGGGGTGGGCGTCACGCTCCGCGA GACCCGCGCGTCCATGAACGCGGCGTGGGCGGTGCACATCTACCACGGCGACGAAGGCCCGTACTTGCTCCTCCACAGCGCCGCCTACGGCCGCTACCTCGCCGCCGCGGCCAAGCCGGCACGGCTCGGCCACATAGGCCTCCGCGCGGAGCTGAGCGATTACGACCTTCCGGAGGTGGAGGCCATCATGTGGCGGGCCGTCGGGTCGGGCTTCGAGGACGACGTCGTCCTGCTCCGCCACGTCGGCGGCCGCTACCTCCGCGCCAATGGCAAGTACCTCTCCTGGAACTCCTCCGGCGTCAGCGTCGACGACGACGCCAGCCCCATGATGTACTGGGTCGTCGAGCCCATCCCCTTCAGAGAGGCGGGCATGCCTGCCATTCCTGGTCCGCTTCCG ACTCGCCCAAGATGCCTCTCCGCCATATTCGGTTCTCCCAGACGGCATATCCTGTTCGTGCGGGCGCTCGAGGAGGTCGACGGCTGGCGCCTGTTCTTGTTCAAGGGGAGGTCCGTGTTCCGCCTGAGGGACGACCTGGCGTTCCGCGTCgctgccggcgtggacgacccgaaCATCGCCATGTGCGTCCGAGCGGGCCGCTACGGGAGGCTGACCCCGCTCGTCGTGCCCCATGGCGGCTACGGCGACGGCGAGATCCTCGAGATTGTCGTCTTCCTGGCCGGGACCCCTG GCTACGATGCGCTGCGATACCCGGATGTCGATGCATAG
- the LOC119358853 gene encoding uncharacterized protein LOC119358853: MDRFQDGHHVRLRSRVQDTYLHAADDGESVTLSQLRASMKAAWAVHIDNGEDGDDGDGSDDGDGPYLLLHSAAYGRYLAATDRPARPGHNGLCTELRDYDQPEVEAIKWRAVGSGFADDVVLLRHGDGHYLRGNGKYLPWNSTGVTVDDKASSMMYWIVEPIPLREAGMPAIPAPLPAHPRFSGIFTSPGRRIRFVRALEDGYYPEEVNSWRQFWFRGRSAFSLRGNLADLVVVDGPNIAMCVRAGRHGRLTPLVVDLPDGGYGGTLEIVVFLAGTLGYDALRYPDIDAQ; this comes from the exons ATGGACCGCTTCCAGGACGGGCACCACGTGCGGCTGCGGAGCCGCGTGCAGGACACCTACCTCCACGCCGCCGACGACGGGGAGAGCGTCACCCTCAGCCAGCTCCGCGCCTCCATGAAAGCGGCGTGGGCGGTGCACATCGACAACGGAGAAGACGGCGATG acGGCGATGGCTCCGACGACGGAGACGGCCCGTACCTGCTCCTCCACAGCGCCGCCTACGGCCGCTACCTCGCCGCCACGGACAGGCCGGCGCGGCCAGGGCACAACGGCCTCTGCACGGAGCTGCGCGACTACGATCAGCCGGAGGTGGAGGCCATCAAGTGGCGGGCTGTCGGGTCGGGCTTCGCGGACGACGTTGTCCTGCTCCGCCACGGCGACGGCCACTACCTCCGCGGCAACGGCAAGTACCTCCCCTGGAACTCCACCGGCGTCACCGTCGACGACAAGGCCAGCTCCATGATGTACTGGATCGTCGAGCCCATCCCCTTGAGAGAGGCTGGCATGCCTGCCATTCCTGCCCCGCTTCCG GCTCACCCAAGATTCTCCGGCATATTCACTTCTCCCGGACGGCGCATCCGGTTCGTGCGGGCGCTCGAGGACGGGTACTACCCCGAGGAGGTGAACAGCTGGCGCCAGTTCTGGTTCAGGGGGAGGTCCGCGTTCAGCCTGAGAGGCAACCTGGCGGACCTCGTCGTCGTGGACGGCCCGAACATCGCCATGTGCGTCCGAGCGGGCCGCCACGGGAGGCTCACCCCGCTCGTCGTCGACCTGCCCGACGGTGGCTATGGCGGGACCCTCGAGATCGTCGTCTTCCTGGCCGGGACCCTTG GCTACGATGCGCTGCGATACCCGGATATCGATGCACAGTAA